The following are encoded together in the Flavobacterium haoranii genome:
- a CDS encoding substrate-binding domain-containing protein has translation MKTIKIVGVPEHFNLPWQMCIENGEFEDAGINLEWTDIPEGTGKMCQMLRDGEADIAVILTEGIVKDIIAGNPSTIVQVYVKSPLIWGIHVAANSNYKTLSDLKATKAAISRFGSGSHLMSFVNAQNQGWNTNDLQFEIVNTIDGAVDALTNGNADYFMWERFMTKPLVDNGTFRRVADCPTPWPCFVIAVRNEVLENQQHIIKQILDVINATTEEFKLIPSIDRTLASKYNQKLEDIQEWLSLTQWSQKQIDKATLEKVKSQLFSLNIIEKKLPFEMIAK, from the coding sequence ATGAAAACAATCAAAATAGTTGGCGTTCCAGAACATTTTAATTTGCCATGGCAAATGTGTATTGAAAACGGCGAATTTGAAGACGCTGGAATCAATTTAGAATGGACAGATATTCCTGAAGGAACTGGTAAAATGTGTCAAATGCTTCGTGATGGAGAAGCAGATATTGCGGTTATATTAACTGAAGGAATTGTAAAAGACATAATAGCTGGAAATCCGTCTACTATTGTTCAAGTGTATGTAAAATCGCCTTTAATTTGGGGAATTCATGTTGCTGCAAATTCTAATTACAAAACACTTTCCGATTTAAAAGCAACAAAAGCAGCAATTTCTCGTTTTGGTTCTGGTTCGCATTTAATGAGTTTTGTCAATGCGCAAAATCAAGGTTGGAATACAAACGATTTACAATTTGAAATCGTAAATACAATCGATGGTGCTGTTGATGCTTTAACTAACGGAAATGCCGATTATTTTATGTGGGAACGTTTTATGACAAAACCTTTAGTTGATAATGGAACGTTTCGTCGTGTTGCCGATTGCCCAACGCCTTGGCCTTGCTTTGTTATTGCAGTAAGAAATGAAGTATTAGAAAATCAGCAACATATTATTAAACAAATTTTAGATGTAATAAACGCTACAACTGAAGAATTTAAACTTATTCCTAGTATCGATAGAACTTTAGCGTCTAAATACAACCAAAAATTAGAAGATATTCAAGAATGGTTATCTTTAACTCAATGGTCACAAAAACAAATAGATAAAGCAACTTTAGAAAAAGTAAAATCGCAATTATTTTCGTTAAATATTATTGAAAAAAAGTTACCATTTGAAATGATAGCTAAATAA
- a CDS encoding transglutaminase, with protein sequence MLTQKSQFSLTKIKEKLSLPKPWDSVIIFLLNILIAIPLFIIAHQNLIELNWPLNLDRVFIFVGIVVIIQLILRLMKTIIILCIFIYLLSLVYGTMFGDYGFERVFEDYRYMIYSMSEDSKPQDIIISKLLPFPNKSKIIDAVDFTNPKVRNFALSATTKHFKDVKGYQKNRKLIQCFAVFAEIKKRWNYVNDPQGREYIAYASESLQHFSGDCDDHAILMAACIKAIGGSPRLIHTGGHIYPEMLIGTKKDLETAVYLIKEVLFVNETKNKDIHYHIDERGNIWLNLDYTATYPGGPFMSEEILGELTL encoded by the coding sequence ATGTTAACCCAAAAATCCCAATTTTCCTTAACAAAAATTAAAGAAAAGCTTTCTTTGCCAAAGCCTTGGGATTCGGTTATCATATTCTTACTGAACATTTTAATTGCTATTCCCCTATTTATTATTGCACACCAAAATTTAATTGAACTTAATTGGCCATTAAATTTAGACCGTGTTTTTATTTTTGTAGGTATTGTTGTAATTATCCAATTAATTTTACGCTTAATGAAAACCATCATCATTTTGTGTATTTTCATTTATTTACTTTCTTTAGTTTACGGAACAATGTTTGGCGATTATGGATTTGAACGCGTATTTGAAGATTATCGTTATATGATTTACTCAATGAGTGAAGACAGTAAACCTCAAGATATTATTATTTCTAAATTACTTCCATTTCCCAATAAATCAAAAATTATTGATGCGGTTGATTTTACAAATCCAAAGGTTCGAAACTTTGCTTTATCGGCAACAACTAAACATTTTAAAGATGTGAAGGGTTATCAAAAAAACCGAAAACTTATTCAATGTTTTGCAGTTTTTGCAGAAATAAAAAAACGTTGGAATTACGTTAATGATCCACAAGGTCGCGAATATATTGCCTACGCATCTGAAAGTTTACAGCATTTTTCTGGTGATTGCGACGATCATGCGATTTTAATGGCGGCGTGTATTAAAGCCATTGGCGGTTCTCCTCGATTAATTCATACTGGCGGACATATTTATCCTGAAATGCTTATTGGTACTAAAAAAGATTTAGAAACTGCTGTTTATTTAATTAAAGAAGTGTTGTTTGTTAACGAAACTAAAAACAAAGACATTCATTATCATATAGACGAACGTGGAAATATTTGGCTTAATTTAGATTATACTGCAACTTATCCAGGAGGACCTTTTATGAGTGAAGAAATTTTAGGGGAATTGACGTTGTAA
- a CDS encoding uracil-DNA glycosylase: MHVKIEASWQQHLQQEFEKPYFKDLLEKVEEEYALHTCFPPKDLIFNAFNSCAFDDVKVVILGQDPYHGEGEANGLAFSVNDGIKIPPSLRNIYREINAEYESIFEPIEQTSGNLERWAKQGVLLLNATLTVRKDKPNSHKHLHWQQFTDAVIQTISNEKENVVFLLWGSFAQKKASLINTSKHYVLISGHPSPMSANQGKWFGNQHFNKTNAILESVRKEKIEW; this comes from the coding sequence ATGCATGTAAAAATCGAAGCTTCTTGGCAACAACACTTACAACAGGAGTTTGAAAAACCGTATTTTAAGGACTTGCTAGAAAAAGTGGAAGAAGAATATGCGTTGCATACTTGTTTTCCGCCAAAAGATTTGATTTTTAACGCATTCAATTCATGTGCTTTTGATGACGTAAAAGTGGTGATTTTAGGACAGGATCCGTATCATGGTGAAGGCGAAGCCAATGGTTTAGCATTTTCGGTGAATGATGGTATAAAAATTCCGCCTTCGTTGCGTAATATTTACCGTGAAATTAATGCAGAATACGAATCTATTTTTGAACCCATTGAACAAACTTCTGGAAATTTAGAACGTTGGGCAAAACAAGGTGTTTTATTGTTAAACGCTACGTTAACTGTTAGAAAAGATAAGCCTAACAGCCATAAACATTTACATTGGCAACAATTTACAGATGCTGTAATACAAACCATTTCTAACGAAAAGGAAAATGTGGTGTTTTTGTTATGGGGAAGTTTTGCGCAAAAGAAAGCTAGCTTGATAAATACTTCAAAACATTATGTTTTAATTTCTGGTCATCCATCGCCTATGAGTGCTAACCAAGGTAAATGGTTTGGTAACCAGCATTTTAATAAAACGAATGCGATTTTGGAAAGTGTAAGAAAAGAGAAAATTGAGTGGTAA